A window from Mangifera indica cultivar Alphonso unplaced genomic scaffold, CATAS_Mindica_2.1 Un_0016, whole genome shotgun sequence encodes these proteins:
- the LOC123205781 gene encoding DEAD-box ATP-dependent RNA helicase 20-like isoform X3 gives MSRYDSRSSDPSSYRDRRSDTGFGGSSGYGSSVRSSSSKSEHNSAEPPRKLDLDGLTPFEKNFFVESSSVAAMSQREVEEYRQQREITVEGRDVPKPVKSFRDMGFPDYVMQEITKAGFVEPTAIQSQGWPMALKGRDLIGIAETGSGKTLAYLLPAIVHVNAQPFLAPGDGPIVLVLAPTRELAVQIQQEATKFGASSRIKSTCIYGGVPKGPQVRDLQKGVEIVIATPGRLIDMLESHNTNLRRVTYLVLDEADRMLDMGFEPQIRKIVSQIRPDRQTLYWSATWPKEVEQLARQFLYNPYKVIIGSQDLKANHAIRQHVDIVSESQKYNKLVKLLEDIMDGSRILIFMDTKKGCDQITRQLRMDGWPALSIHGDKSQAERDWVLSEFKAGKSPIMTATDVAARGLAFLCLIGWLPHISQPVQ, from the exons ATGAGCCGCTACGATAGCCGCTCGTCGGACCCCAGCTCATATCGTGACCGTCGAAG TGATACAGGGTTTGGTGGCTCTTCGGGCTATGGCAGCTCAGTGCGGTCCTCTTCAAGCAAGAGCGAGCATAATAGTGCTGAGCCACCAAGGAAGTTAGATTTGGATGGATTGACTCCTTTTGAGAAGAACTTCTTTGTCGAGTCATCATCAGTGGCTGCAATGTCACAGAGGGAGGTGGAGGAGTATCGACAACAGAGGGAAATTACAGTTGAAGGCCGTGATGTGCCAAAGCCTGTCAAGAGTTTCCGTGACATGGGGTTTCCAG ATTATGTTATGCAAGAAATTACTAAAGCTGGCTTTGTTGAGCCAACAGCCATACAATCTCAAGGATGGCCTATGGCTTTGAAGGGTCGTGATCTTATTGGAATTGCTGAAACAGGCTCTGGAAAGACGCTTGCCTATCTTTTACCCGCAATTGTTCATGTTAATGCCCAGCCATTTTTAG CTCCAGGAGATGGCCCTATTGTGCTAGTTTTAGCTCCAACTCGTGAACTTGCTGTTCAGATTCAACAAGAAGCTACTAAATTTGGTGCATCATCACGGATTAAAAGTACATGCATCTACGGAGGGGTTCCTAAGGGACCTCAAGTGCGTGATCTCCAGAAAG GTGTTGAAATTGTCATTGCTACTCCTGGGAGGTTGATTGATATGTTGGAGTCACACAATACAAATTTGCGAAGAGTAACTTACCTTGTCTTGGATGAGGCTGATCGGATGCTGGACATGGGGTTTGAGCCTCAAATACGGAAGATTGTTTCTCAG ATCCGCCCTGATCGTCAAACATTATATTGGAGTGCCACTTGGCCTAAGGAGGTTGAGCAACTTGCTAGGCAGTTCCTTTACAACCCATACAAA GTGATTATTGGTTCACAGGATTTAAAAGCTAACCATGCAATTCGCCAGCATGTTGATATTGTTTCTGAGAGCCAGAAATATAACAA ATTGGTAAAGCTGCTGGAGGACATCATGGATGGTAGCCGAATACTGATTTTCATGGATACTAAGAAAGGTTGTGACCAAATTACCCGGCAGCTTCGCATGGATGGATGGCCTGCTCTCTCAATTCATGGAGATAAAAGTCAAGCAGAAAGGGATTGGGTCCTCTCAGAGTTTAAAGCTGGGAAGAGTCCAATAATGACTGCAACAGATGTTGCAGCTCGTGGTTTAG CCTTCTTGTGTCTTATTGGATGGCTTCCACATATTTCTCAACCAGTCCAGTAA
- the LOC123205781 gene encoding DEAD-box ATP-dependent RNA helicase 20-like isoform X1: MSRYDSRSSDPSSYRDRRSDTGFGGSSGYGSSVRSSSSKSEHNSAEPPRKLDLDGLTPFEKNFFVESSSVAAMSQREVEEYRQQREITVEGRDVPKPVKSFRDMGFPDYVMQEITKAGFVEPTAIQSQGWPMALKGRDLIGIAETGSGKTLAYLLPAIVHVNAQPFLAPGDGPIVLVLAPTRELAVQIQQEATKFGASSRIKSTCIYGGVPKGPQVRDLQKGVEIVIATPGRLIDMLESHNTNLRRVTYLVLDEADRMLDMGFEPQIRKIVSQIRPDRQTLYWSATWPKEVEQLARQFLYNPYKVIIGSQDLKANHAIRQHVDIVSESQKYNKLVKLLEDIMDGSRILIFMDTKKGCDQITRQLRMDGWPALSIHGDKSQAERDWVLSEFKAGKSPIMTATDVAARGLDVKDVKYVINYDFPGSLEDYVHRIGRTGRAGAKGTAYTFFTAANARFAKELITILQEAGQKVSPELAAMGRGPPPLSGHGGYRDRGRGYSGGRSWN, from the exons ATGAGCCGCTACGATAGCCGCTCGTCGGACCCCAGCTCATATCGTGACCGTCGAAG TGATACAGGGTTTGGTGGCTCTTCGGGCTATGGCAGCTCAGTGCGGTCCTCTTCAAGCAAGAGCGAGCATAATAGTGCTGAGCCACCAAGGAAGTTAGATTTGGATGGATTGACTCCTTTTGAGAAGAACTTCTTTGTCGAGTCATCATCAGTGGCTGCAATGTCACAGAGGGAGGTGGAGGAGTATCGACAACAGAGGGAAATTACAGTTGAAGGCCGTGATGTGCCAAAGCCTGTCAAGAGTTTCCGTGACATGGGGTTTCCAG ATTATGTTATGCAAGAAATTACTAAAGCTGGCTTTGTTGAGCCAACAGCCATACAATCTCAAGGATGGCCTATGGCTTTGAAGGGTCGTGATCTTATTGGAATTGCTGAAACAGGCTCTGGAAAGACGCTTGCCTATCTTTTACCCGCAATTGTTCATGTTAATGCCCAGCCATTTTTAG CTCCAGGAGATGGCCCTATTGTGCTAGTTTTAGCTCCAACTCGTGAACTTGCTGTTCAGATTCAACAAGAAGCTACTAAATTTGGTGCATCATCACGGATTAAAAGTACATGCATCTACGGAGGGGTTCCTAAGGGACCTCAAGTGCGTGATCTCCAGAAAG GTGTTGAAATTGTCATTGCTACTCCTGGGAGGTTGATTGATATGTTGGAGTCACACAATACAAATTTGCGAAGAGTAACTTACCTTGTCTTGGATGAGGCTGATCGGATGCTGGACATGGGGTTTGAGCCTCAAATACGGAAGATTGTTTCTCAG ATCCGCCCTGATCGTCAAACATTATATTGGAGTGCCACTTGGCCTAAGGAGGTTGAGCAACTTGCTAGGCAGTTCCTTTACAACCCATACAAA GTGATTATTGGTTCACAGGATTTAAAAGCTAACCATGCAATTCGCCAGCATGTTGATATTGTTTCTGAGAGCCAGAAATATAACAA ATTGGTAAAGCTGCTGGAGGACATCATGGATGGTAGCCGAATACTGATTTTCATGGATACTAAGAAAGGTTGTGACCAAATTACCCGGCAGCTTCGCATGGATGGATGGCCTGCTCTCTCAATTCATGGAGATAAAAGTCAAGCAGAAAGGGATTGGGTCCTCTCAGAGTTTAAAGCTGGGAAGAGTCCAATAATGACTGCAACAGATGTTGCAGCTCGTGGTTTAG ATGTCAAGGATGTAAAATATGTGATAAATTATGACTTTCCGGGATCTCTTGAGGATTATGTTCATCGCATTGGTCGAACTGGAAGAGCTGGGGCAAAGGGGACAGCATACACTTTCTTCACAGCAGCAAATGCTAGATTTGCTAAGGAACTGATTACCATACTCCAAGAGGCTGGACAGAAGGTCAGTCCTGAATTGGCAGCTATGGGTCGTGGCCCACCTCCTCTGTCAG GGCATGGGGGTTACCGAGACCGTGGGAGAGGTTACAGTGGTGGTCGCTCATGGAACTAA
- the LOC123205781 gene encoding DEAD-box ATP-dependent RNA helicase 20-like isoform X2, giving the protein MSQREVEEYRQQREITVEGRDVPKPVKSFRDMGFPDYVMQEITKAGFVEPTAIQSQGWPMALKGRDLIGIAETGSGKTLAYLLPAIVHVNAQPFLAPGDGPIVLVLAPTRELAVQIQQEATKFGASSRIKSTCIYGGVPKGPQVRDLQKGVEIVIATPGRLIDMLESHNTNLRRVTYLVLDEADRMLDMGFEPQIRKIVSQIRPDRQTLYWSATWPKEVEQLARQFLYNPYKVIIGSQDLKANHAIRQHVDIVSESQKYNKLVKLLEDIMDGSRILIFMDTKKGCDQITRQLRMDGWPALSIHGDKSQAERDWVLSEFKAGKSPIMTATDVAARGLDVKDVKYVINYDFPGSLEDYVHRIGRTGRAGAKGTAYTFFTAANARFAKELITILQEAGQKVSPELAAMGRGPPPLSGHGGYRDRGRGYSGGRSWN; this is encoded by the exons ATGTCACAGAGGGAGGTGGAGGAGTATCGACAACAGAGGGAAATTACAGTTGAAGGCCGTGATGTGCCAAAGCCTGTCAAGAGTTTCCGTGACATGGGGTTTCCAG ATTATGTTATGCAAGAAATTACTAAAGCTGGCTTTGTTGAGCCAACAGCCATACAATCTCAAGGATGGCCTATGGCTTTGAAGGGTCGTGATCTTATTGGAATTGCTGAAACAGGCTCTGGAAAGACGCTTGCCTATCTTTTACCCGCAATTGTTCATGTTAATGCCCAGCCATTTTTAG CTCCAGGAGATGGCCCTATTGTGCTAGTTTTAGCTCCAACTCGTGAACTTGCTGTTCAGATTCAACAAGAAGCTACTAAATTTGGTGCATCATCACGGATTAAAAGTACATGCATCTACGGAGGGGTTCCTAAGGGACCTCAAGTGCGTGATCTCCAGAAAG GTGTTGAAATTGTCATTGCTACTCCTGGGAGGTTGATTGATATGTTGGAGTCACACAATACAAATTTGCGAAGAGTAACTTACCTTGTCTTGGATGAGGCTGATCGGATGCTGGACATGGGGTTTGAGCCTCAAATACGGAAGATTGTTTCTCAG ATCCGCCCTGATCGTCAAACATTATATTGGAGTGCCACTTGGCCTAAGGAGGTTGAGCAACTTGCTAGGCAGTTCCTTTACAACCCATACAAA GTGATTATTGGTTCACAGGATTTAAAAGCTAACCATGCAATTCGCCAGCATGTTGATATTGTTTCTGAGAGCCAGAAATATAACAA ATTGGTAAAGCTGCTGGAGGACATCATGGATGGTAGCCGAATACTGATTTTCATGGATACTAAGAAAGGTTGTGACCAAATTACCCGGCAGCTTCGCATGGATGGATGGCCTGCTCTCTCAATTCATGGAGATAAAAGTCAAGCAGAAAGGGATTGGGTCCTCTCAGAGTTTAAAGCTGGGAAGAGTCCAATAATGACTGCAACAGATGTTGCAGCTCGTGGTTTAG ATGTCAAGGATGTAAAATATGTGATAAATTATGACTTTCCGGGATCTCTTGAGGATTATGTTCATCGCATTGGTCGAACTGGAAGAGCTGGGGCAAAGGGGACAGCATACACTTTCTTCACAGCAGCAAATGCTAGATTTGCTAAGGAACTGATTACCATACTCCAAGAGGCTGGACAGAAGGTCAGTCCTGAATTGGCAGCTATGGGTCGTGGCCCACCTCCTCTGTCAG GGCATGGGGGTTACCGAGACCGTGGGAGAGGTTACAGTGGTGGTCGCTCATGGAACTAA